A segment of the Babesia microti strain RI chromosome II, complete genome genome:
taattaaattatatagtaAGATATATAGATTCTATTTGTCTTGACTTgtgtattaattaattaattaattaatagttTGGTTGtatgaaataaaaaaaaattagtttCGTCTGTTTTTATCGTTTACGTATTTCCATTGCGATATTGCATTTCAGCCTGTGCAGATATTTCCTGATAATCTCTAGCAATCCTCATGAAGCTACATAACATGTTAATTACCTGTGATGttcaatattatccaaACCTGTTTCGCAAAATATGTCGTGAAATCTATAAGATACGCTATTTGCCATGTCATTAATCGTAATATCAGAATCTGTAGCGCATCTCCTGTCAACCCTCACACTTTCAATATAAGTGTCAATTTGTATTAGTTGACTTGCATCCAACACACCAAGTAGTTTTGCTTCGTATATACTTTCAGGGTTGACAAGGGATACATTATATGTGACATATTCGTCTTGTGGAATAGTGGATATGTAATTCACCAGGCCGTAGGAGGGATGTACATTTGGATCATAGTCAAGATCAGGATATTCCCCATTTGAATGGCAAATAAGCACGATTTCTCGGTCAGATACTTCTATTTCCTCCGTGAGAAGAATGATTGGGTTGATAACTTTTGCATCGCTAGCACCCATCTGTTTACATAATTGGAGTAAATCTTTGTGCGCAAGTATCGCCATGTGAGAAATGTATACTTTGTAGTCACCAAGTAGCTCGTTTATCTGGTGCGTATCtacataacaaatttaatgatgGTAATTAACTCAATCGGTTATAAGCCATGCATACATGTTTGTATTGATCAATCAATGTACAGTTAGAATGTTGagaattttattttaaacattacacattgtaaatgtttaaaatgtgtaattgaaatttaagttatttaatattgttttCATGGCCTAAACCCTACCTGAGtgtaatgataaattcaaattataagAATTAACATCCACATGTCTCCCCTAAATCAATAACCACATACGGTGTTATACATTGTGTAAATCCAATCCACACTAACTATAGGCTTGTCCACAGTTTGCAAATTCAACTTTTTCAAATTCGTACTCCTGCCGCAAACAATGTAATCTGCATTCGATGATTCTGCTAACCTGAAGTAATTGATTCCAGCATGCTTTAAAAAATGCAGGTGAACTTGCATGTCGAATTTGCCCCTACCAAGGTAATTAGTATTCCTTATGCGTTTTAGAGCTGTAAAACCTGCTAGGCATATTTTGTAATCGTATCTTTTAAATTGCAGAGGCTTGAAGTACTTGCTTGGTCTGAAGAAGGGGATATAATCGGTAGGATATATCCTTTTGTCTAAACAGCTGAAGTATAACCATAAAGGGGTGGCAAGTTTTGATGCTGGAATGTCTAGTGGCTTATATATGTATCCTTGGGAGTAATTAGTGACAAAATAGTTTACATCT
Coding sequences within it:
- a CDS encoding hypothetical protein (overlaps_old_locusTagID:BBM_II02370), whose amino-acid sequence is MGTISVDFFWDSADWHLPNCTNNNNSDNLLFYNKVFSFIGFQNTNIAYKPLLVSMSKHIIQLGGSVFKWPDCQKFGKSEIDVNYFVTNYSQGYIYKPLDIPASKLATPLWLYFSCLDKRIYPTDYIPFFRPSKYFKPLQFKRYDYKICLAGFTALKRIRNTNYLGRGKFDMQVHLHFLKHAGINYFRLAESSNADYIVCGRSTNLKKLNLQTVDKPIVSVDWIYTMYNTGRHVDVNSYNLNLSLHSDTHQINELLGDYKVYISHMAILAHKDLLQLCKQMGASDAKVINPIILLTEEIEVSDREIVLICHSNGEYPDLDYDPNVHPSYGLVNYISTIPQDEYVTYNVSLVNPESIYEAKLLGVLDASQLIQIDTYIESVRVDRRCATDSDITINDMANSVSYRFHDIFCETGLDNIEHHSFMRIARDYQEISAQAEMQYRNGNT